From Candidatus Binatus sp., one genomic window encodes:
- the carA gene encoding glutamine-hydrolyzing carbamoyl-phosphate synthase small subunit, protein MNKGREAILALADGRIFRGRAFGAVGETVGEAVFNTAMTGYQEVLTDPSYKGQLVCMTYPEIGNVGINAEDAESRRLYLEGFIVKEYWERPSNWRSEMALGKYLEEAGVVGIEGIDTRALVRHLRTRGAQEAVISSVDLDSESLVRKAKASPGLIGRDLVKEVTSAEAYDWDFGDWKLGRGHVRVSHEAMRDAPTVIALDYGIKLNILRRLVATGFRVKVIPAASSAEQILAHNPDGIFLSNGPGDPAALPYAYRAIAGVLGKKPVFGICLGHQLIGLALGGKTYKLDFGHHGANHPVMDLRTRRVEITAQNHGFAVDDESLRRRAKLSHLNLNDNTVEGLQGTGVPFFSVQYHPEASPGPHDSSYLFARFKKLVEAFPRYGAQALDRVLAAEASAQ, encoded by the coding sequence ATGAACAAGGGACGCGAAGCGATACTGGCGCTGGCCGACGGGCGAATTTTCCGCGGCCGCGCATTTGGCGCGGTGGGCGAGACCGTGGGCGAAGCGGTCTTCAACACCGCGATGACCGGCTACCAGGAAGTGCTGACCGACCCGTCGTACAAGGGCCAGCTGGTCTGCATGACTTATCCGGAAATCGGCAACGTCGGAATCAACGCCGAGGACGCAGAGTCGCGGCGCCTGTACCTGGAGGGTTTCATCGTCAAGGAATACTGGGAGCGGCCGTCGAACTGGCGCTCGGAAATGGCGCTTGGAAAGTACCTGGAAGAGGCGGGCGTGGTCGGTATCGAGGGCATCGACACGCGCGCGCTGGTCCGCCATTTGCGCACGCGCGGCGCGCAGGAAGCGGTGATATCGAGCGTCGATCTGGACTCCGAGTCGTTGGTGCGCAAGGCCAAGGCGTCGCCGGGACTGATCGGCCGCGATCTTGTGAAAGAGGTCACCTCCGCCGAGGCCTACGATTGGGACTTCGGGGATTGGAAATTGGGGCGCGGCCACGTCCGCGTGAGCCACGAAGCGATGCGCGATGCGCCCACGGTTATCGCGCTCGACTACGGAATCAAGCTGAACATTCTGCGCCGGCTGGTCGCGACCGGCTTTCGCGTGAAGGTGATCCCGGCGGCGTCGAGCGCGGAGCAGATCCTCGCGCACAACCCCGACGGAATTTTCCTGTCGAACGGACCCGGCGACCCTGCAGCGCTGCCGTACGCTTACAGAGCCATCGCAGGCGTATTGGGCAAGAAGCCGGTGTTCGGCATCTGCCTTGGCCATCAGTTGATCGGGCTGGCGCTGGGCGGCAAGACTTACAAGCTCGATTTCGGCCATCATGGCGCCAATCATCCGGTGATGGACTTGCGCACCCGGCGCGTCGAGATCACGGCGCAGAACCATGGCTTCGCGGTCGATGACGAGTCATTGAGAAGACGCGCGAAGCTTTCCCACCTGAACCTGAACGACAACACCGTCGAAGGCCTGCAGGGAACCGGAGTGCCGTTCTTTTCCGTGCAGTACCATCCCGAGGCCTCGCCCGGGCCGCACGATTCGAGCTACCTGTTTGCGCGATTCAAGAAACTGGTTGAAGCGTTTCCGCGTTACGGCGCGCAGGCGCTGGACCGGGTCCTTGCCGCCGAGGCATCGGCGCAATGA